Proteins co-encoded in one Caulobacter rhizosphaerae genomic window:
- a CDS encoding serine hydrolase domain-containing protein has protein sequence MGLATAVWGGMAAAGPRGRGRFDWRLHRPEEAGLSAAGLQGVRASVQKYIDSDQLTGAVTVIVRRNKLVWFEAQGVRDLETREPLRKDDIFRMASSTKPLVALCVLMMLEEGKLSLDDKVSRFIPTFKNPRVVVAPEGWVSDFMKIAKDPSLIAKNAALADKITFVAARREITIKDLLTHIAGLGSIESFGGPSSVVNKIPVNPGETLADVVPRLGGAVLDFSPGERWSYSAVNAFDVLLRIVEITSGQSAEVFMRERLFEPLEMRDTYFNLPSDKADRLVKLYNRDGGTWKPGFSPFGVAPTKYTSGAGGLLSTAHDYIQVMQMLYNKGELNGRRVIGAQSVALMSSNQVGDLFSQNPFGRKGTGFGLGVAVTTDPTTAQDGRGRGAFGWDGAHGTDAWVDPELDLTAAYFVQQPVKEARVDFQKAIRAALAT, from the coding sequence GTGGGTCTGGCCACGGCGGTATGGGGCGGCATGGCCGCGGCCGGCCCGCGCGGGCGAGGCCGCTTCGATTGGCGATTGCATCGCCCCGAAGAGGCGGGCCTGAGCGCCGCGGGTCTGCAAGGCGTGCGCGCCTCGGTGCAGAAATACATCGACAGCGACCAGCTCACCGGAGCCGTCACGGTTATCGTCCGTCGCAATAAGCTGGTCTGGTTCGAGGCCCAGGGCGTGCGCGATCTCGAGACCCGCGAGCCGCTGCGCAAGGACGACATCTTCCGGATGGCGTCGTCGACCAAACCGCTGGTGGCCCTGTGCGTGCTGATGATGCTCGAGGAGGGCAAGCTTTCGCTCGACGACAAGGTCAGCCGGTTCATTCCGACGTTCAAAAACCCCAGGGTGGTCGTGGCGCCGGAAGGCTGGGTGTCCGACTTCATGAAGATCGCCAAGGATCCCAGCCTGATCGCCAAGAATGCAGCCTTGGCCGACAAGATCACGTTCGTGGCGGCGCGGCGTGAGATCACCATCAAGGACCTGCTGACCCATATCGCGGGGCTGGGCTCCATCGAAAGCTTCGGCGGCCCCAGCTCGGTGGTGAACAAGATACCGGTCAATCCTGGAGAGACGCTCGCCGACGTCGTGCCGCGCCTGGGCGGGGCGGTTCTCGATTTCTCGCCGGGCGAGCGCTGGTCCTACTCGGCGGTCAACGCCTTCGACGTGCTGTTGCGCATCGTCGAAATCACCTCCGGCCAGTCGGCGGAAGTCTTCATGCGCGAGCGCCTGTTCGAGCCCCTGGAGATGCGCGACACCTATTTCAACCTGCCGAGCGACAAGGCCGACCGGCTCGTCAAGCTCTACAACAGGGACGGGGGGACCTGGAAGCCGGGCTTTAGCCCGTTCGGCGTCGCCCCCACGAAATATACCTCCGGGGCCGGCGGCCTGCTCAGCACCGCCCACGACTACATCCAGGTCATGCAGATGCTCTACAACAAGGGCGAATTGAACGGTCGCCGCGTCATCGGCGCCCAGAGCGTCGCCTTGATGTCGTCAAACCAGGTCGGCGACCTGTTCTCCCAGAACCCGTTTGGCCGAAAGGGCACGGGCTTTGGCCTGGGAGTGGCGGTCACCACCGATCCAACGACGGCGCAAGATGGGCGAGGGCGCGGCGCCTTTGGCTGGGACGGCGCGCATGGAACGGACGCCTGGGTCGATCCCGAGCTCGACCTGACCGCCGCCTACTTCGTTCAGCAGCCCGTCAAGGAGGCCAGGGTGGATTTCCAGAAGGCCATCCGCGCGGCCTTGGCGACCTAG
- a CDS encoding SDR family NAD(P)-dependent oxidoreductase encodes MSKQLAIVTGGSTGIGRHLVEALVKAGYAVAFNHLGAPAEADSLASALAAEGGTVMAAACDVGIKAEVDAFHDAVAQWHGAAPNLLVNNAGIQTWSPLLDLAEERWDAVIQTNLKGSFLNIQAAALRMKAAGGGAIVNIGSGCNKLAFPNLVDYTASRGGVEQLTKSAAVELGPFGIRVNCVAPGAIITERTLLEAPDFEGSWAPITPLRRAGRPDDVADVVLFFASPSARFVTGQTLWVDGGAFTRAPWPY; translated from the coding sequence ATGAGCAAGCAACTCGCGATCGTCACCGGCGGCAGCACCGGCATCGGACGGCATCTGGTCGAGGCCCTGGTCAAAGCCGGCTACGCGGTGGCGTTCAACCACCTTGGCGCCCCGGCCGAGGCCGACAGCCTCGCCTCGGCCCTGGCGGCCGAGGGCGGGACGGTGATGGCCGCCGCCTGCGACGTCGGGATCAAGGCCGAGGTGGACGCCTTCCACGACGCCGTGGCCCAATGGCATGGCGCCGCGCCGAACCTCTTGGTCAACAATGCCGGCATCCAAACCTGGTCGCCGCTGCTGGATCTTGCCGAAGAGCGCTGGGACGCGGTGATCCAGACCAACCTCAAGGGCAGCTTCCTGAACATCCAGGCCGCGGCGCTTCGCATGAAGGCCGCTGGAGGCGGAGCCATCGTCAATATCGGGTCGGGCTGCAACAAGCTGGCCTTCCCCAATCTTGTCGACTACACGGCCTCCAGGGGCGGGGTGGAGCAACTGACCAAGTCCGCCGCGGTCGAGCTCGGCCCGTTCGGCATCCGGGTCAACTGCGTGGCGCCCGGCGCCATCATCACGGAACGAACCCTGCTGGAGGCCCCCGACTTCGAAGGATCCTGGGCGCCGATCACGCCGCTTCGCCGCGCCGGGCGCCCCGACGACGTCGCCGACGTGGTGCTGTTCTTCGCCAGCCCGTCGGCGCGGTTCGTGACCGGCCAAACCCTGTGGGTGGACGGCGGCGCCTTCACGCGCGCGCCCTGGCCCTACTGA
- a CDS encoding response regulator transcription factor: MRVLLIEDEQQMALALKAALNQHGFVVDHVDTLALARESIMDQVHEVLLVDRQLPDGDGLRLLSEMRKRGVTTPAIILSARNDAQDRISGLDEGADDYIGKPFLIDELIARVRAASRRSQTYLPSHLLEGDLLLDLTCWEASVAGQPLHAPRRELQLLQVLLRRAGRTVPRRMLEDAVYGYDDEIQSNALDSHISRLRKRLSDAGAKVEIRTVRGVGYLLRVGA; this comes from the coding sequence ATGCGTGTCTTGCTGATTGAGGACGAACAGCAGATGGCCTTAGCCTTGAAGGCGGCGCTGAATCAGCACGGCTTTGTGGTCGACCATGTCGATACCCTCGCCCTGGCGCGTGAGAGCATCATGGATCAGGTCCATGAGGTGCTGCTGGTCGACCGGCAACTGCCGGACGGCGATGGACTGCGCCTACTCTCGGAAATGCGCAAACGCGGTGTCACGACGCCGGCCATTATCCTGTCGGCCCGCAATGACGCCCAAGACCGGATTTCGGGGTTGGACGAGGGCGCGGACGACTACATCGGCAAGCCTTTCCTGATCGATGAACTCATCGCCCGGGTCAGGGCCGCCAGCCGTCGATCGCAGACCTATCTTCCGTCGCATCTTTTGGAAGGCGATCTCCTGCTGGACCTCACCTGTTGGGAAGCCTCCGTCGCCGGCCAACCCCTGCACGCGCCGCGCCGGGAACTTCAGCTTCTGCAGGTGCTGCTGCGCCGTGCCGGCCGCACGGTTCCGCGCCGCATGCTCGAGGACGCCGTCTACGGCTATGACGACGAGATCCAGTCAAATGCTTTGGACAGTCATATCTCGCGGCTCAGGAAGCGCCTGTCCGACGCCGGCGCCAAGGTCGAGATCCGGACGGTTCGCGGGGTCGGCTATCTGTTGAGGGTCGGCGCGTGA
- a CDS encoding SDR family oxidoreductase: MDQDRKSGRLAGKHCFVTGAAQGIGRSIALAFAAEGAQVVAADRQFTDPLEAVGVQPILLDVTDPDAVAAAARDHAGVDVLVNCVGLVSVGAVLEASLEDLDRAYAVNVRSMACTIQAFLPGMIERSNGAIINIASVVSSVMAAPARFAYATSKAAVIGLTMSVALDYVRQGVRCNAISPGTIETPSLHQRWAATGDVATARAAFVARQAMGRLGQPEEIAAAAVLLASDEAKFMTGGNLIIDGGMSL; the protein is encoded by the coding sequence ATGGACCAGGATCGCAAGTCGGGACGGCTCGCGGGCAAGCATTGCTTCGTCACCGGCGCGGCGCAGGGGATCGGACGCAGCATCGCCCTGGCGTTCGCGGCGGAAGGCGCCCAGGTCGTGGCCGCCGACCGGCAGTTCACCGACCCACTCGAGGCGGTCGGCGTGCAGCCGATCCTGCTGGACGTCACCGATCCGGACGCCGTCGCCGCGGCGGCGCGCGACCACGCCGGCGTCGATGTGCTGGTCAACTGCGTGGGCCTGGTGTCGGTCGGGGCGGTGCTGGAAGCCAGCCTGGAGGACCTCGACCGCGCCTATGCGGTCAACGTCCGCAGCATGGCCTGCACGATCCAGGCGTTTCTGCCGGGGATGATCGAACGCTCCAACGGCGCGATCATCAACATCGCCTCGGTCGTCTCCTCGGTCATGGCCGCGCCCGCCCGCTTCGCCTACGCCACCAGCAAGGCGGCGGTCATCGGGCTGACCATGTCCGTCGCGCTCGACTATGTGCGCCAAGGGGTGAGATGCAACGCCATCAGCCCCGGCACCATCGAGACGCCGTCGCTGCATCAGCGCTGGGCGGCCACAGGCGACGTGGCGACCGCCAGGGCCGCGTTCGTCGCGCGCCAGGCGATGGGCCGGCTGGGCCAGCCCGAGGAGATCGCCGCCGCGGCGGTCCTCCTGGCCTCCGACGAAGCCAAATTCATGACGGGCGGCAATCTGATCATCGACGGGGGAATGAGCCTATGA
- a CDS encoding YcgJ family protein, whose amino-acid sequence MRQWEASDALRERGYRYASDQGRRDASWWNERDRQCVIVISNRGRVSDVVAAKPGDCGQKDKKDNTGKIVAGALIAGAVVAVAAASAEDARRKEEAERRGEYSPAKGVTCWRRERVCNDSRGRSEAWTQYEFPAPASSSPRR is encoded by the coding sequence ATGCGCCAATGGGAGGCCTCCGACGCGCTCCGCGAACGCGGCTATCGCTACGCCTCGGACCAGGGGCGTCGGGACGCTTCCTGGTGGAACGAGCGCGATCGCCAATGCGTGATCGTGATCTCCAATCGCGGCCGCGTCTCGGACGTCGTCGCGGCCAAGCCGGGCGACTGCGGCCAGAAGGACAAGAAGGACAACACCGGCAAGATCGTGGCCGGCGCCCTGATCGCCGGCGCCGTGGTCGCGGTCGCCGCGGCCTCGGCCGAAGATGCGCGGCGCAAGGAAGAAGCCGAACGTCGCGGCGAGTACAGCCCGGCCAAGGGCGTGACCTGCTGGCGACGCGAGCGGGTTTGCAACGATAGCCGCGGCCGCTCCGAGGCCTGGACGCAGTATGAGTTCCCGGCTCCGGCGTCGTCGTCACCGCGCCGCTAG
- a CDS encoding sensor histidine kinase: MKFLFRRRSLSWRLVSWFSLLLLALMLALNVGVSSLISTQALIVRSADTAMEPLIAASLVRRGNQLTVRPSKRLAQVAADYPRFWFVAVDAQGRTATFGVVPERFSALSAYLPRSAVFEVKDRWDPKSTAKAALLKSSAGQVRVLYGGKVDENPILASLIALLGIVYLPVLLVPVLLAFVALPIVVRRSLSGLRQTAALAEAIDLDTPPSHLQASDVPEEIEPLVRAMNRALARIQESARNRQRFLADAAHELRTPIAILQTRIEVLVRGPDRDALIADVARLRAIAEQLLDMQRFTMIQALAPVDLIGLCERVAADLAPAAIAEGYDLELSILAAPAIVMGDLVSIERAVTNLVTNSIQHGGGAGLITIEVSGPATIDVIDQGPGVPPEERQRVFEPFYRLRPRATGAGLGLSLVRQIATLHGGQVAFVPQDGGTRVRLTFGAAG; encoded by the coding sequence GTGAAGTTCCTCTTTCGTCGCCGCTCGCTCAGCTGGCGGCTGGTCTCGTGGTTCTCGCTGCTGCTTTTGGCCTTGATGCTGGCGCTCAATGTCGGCGTCTCAAGCCTGATCAGCACGCAAGCCTTGATCGTGAGGTCGGCGGACACGGCGATGGAGCCTCTGATCGCCGCGTCGCTCGTCAGGCGTGGAAACCAGCTGACGGTGCGCCCTTCGAAGCGACTGGCACAGGTCGCGGCCGATTATCCCCGGTTCTGGTTCGTGGCCGTCGACGCCCAGGGGCGCACGGCGACCTTCGGGGTCGTGCCGGAACGGTTCTCGGCGCTCTCGGCCTATCTGCCCAGGTCCGCGGTCTTCGAGGTCAAGGATCGGTGGGACCCGAAATCCACCGCCAAGGCGGCGCTTCTCAAGTCCAGCGCCGGGCAGGTTCGTGTGCTTTATGGCGGCAAGGTCGACGAGAATCCCATCCTGGCGAGCCTGATCGCCTTGCTCGGCATTGTCTATCTCCCGGTGTTGCTGGTCCCGGTCCTCCTAGCCTTCGTCGCTTTGCCGATCGTCGTGCGCCGCTCGCTGAGCGGCTTGCGCCAGACCGCCGCCCTGGCCGAGGCGATCGATCTGGACACCCCGCCCAGTCACCTGCAGGCCTCCGATGTTCCTGAAGAGATCGAACCGCTGGTACGGGCGATGAACCGGGCGCTGGCGCGGATCCAGGAGTCCGCCAGGAACCGACAACGGTTCCTGGCGGACGCGGCGCATGAGCTTCGTACGCCGATCGCGATCTTGCAGACACGGATCGAGGTGTTGGTGCGCGGTCCTGACAGGGACGCTTTGATCGCGGACGTGGCTCGTTTGCGCGCGATCGCAGAGCAGCTTCTGGACATGCAGCGATTCACGATGATCCAGGCCTTGGCCCCCGTCGATCTGATAGGGTTGTGCGAGAGGGTCGCCGCCGACCTGGCCCCCGCAGCGATCGCCGAGGGCTATGACCTGGAACTTTCGATCCTGGCGGCCCCCGCCATCGTCATGGGCGACTTGGTGTCGATCGAACGCGCGGTCACCAATCTGGTGACCAATTCGATCCAGCATGGCGGAGGCGCTGGGCTGATCACGATCGAGGTGTCCGGGCCCGCGACAATCGATGTCATTGATCAGGGGCCCGGCGTGCCTCCAGAAGAACGCCAGAGAGTGTTCGAGCCCTTCTACCGCCTCAGGCCCCGGGCCACCGGGGCGGGGCTGGGTCTTTCGCTTGTGCGCCAGATCGCCACGCTTCACGGGGGGCAGGTGGCGTTCGTCCCGCAGGACGGCGGGACGCGCGTGCGGCTCACGTTTGGCGCGGCGGGCTGA